In Oryza sativa Japonica Group chromosome 2, ASM3414082v1, the following are encoded in one genomic region:
- the LOC4329294 gene encoding flowering-promoting factor 1-like protein 3 has translation MAGVWVFKDGIVRRVENPGSEESSSAGDGGGGGRRKVLVHVPSGEVVASYEVLERRLRELGWERYLTDPCLLQFHQRSTVHLISVPRDFSKFKLVHMYDIVVKTRNVFEVRDAAAPAVSPAT, from the coding sequence ATGGCGGGCGTGTGGGTGTTCAAGGACGGCATCGTGCGGCGCGTGGAGAACCCCGGCAGCGAGGAATCGTCGTCggcgggggacggcggcggaggcgggcggcggaagGTGCTGGTGCACGTGCCGAGCGGGGAGGTGGTGGCGTCATACGAGGTgctggagcggcggctgcgggagCTCGGGTGGGAGAGGTACCTCACCGACCCGTGCCTCCTGCAGTTCCACCAGCGCTCCACCGTGCACCTCATCTCTGTCCCCCGCGACTTCTCCAAGTTCAAGCTCGTCCACATGTACGACATCGTCGTCAAGACCCGCAACGTCTTCGAGGTCCGCGACGCCGCTGCCCCCGCCGTCTCACCGGCGACCTAG
- the LOC136355024 gene encoding uncharacterized protein, protein MGPTCKCEKKKMWGPPVSPIILEVGGSGANRHRIPPFPWDDLDWQRRVEELVGDGLVVPALSVAHDTRAEPHHQHVELHLAQRVVAVLVAFLHHGCRLLHRNLATDSAAPQPQHTRRASPQALRGDGATRQVEGVGGRGGVGASAEEGLGAAVEGSGEDDDGGGAVPAPKRERGREGVCPASERWKRGGCLSGGRDPLHASRWQEKGGGGRRSGGRRPANAIGASSRPNFGNTNPARWPEIALPLLLRRRSTHCLPLLPPFPAGAACGEGGRGRGGRREMGDGSGGRLVLLTASYCCFRACLPPLASLARFPDAEDDIIDLLLVALGLRAVEEKRRKKG, encoded by the exons atgggtcccacatgtaagtgtgagaagaaaaaaatgtggggcccacctgtcagccccaTCATCTTAGAGGTGGGGGGCAGCGGGGCCAATCGGCATCGTATTCCCCCTTTCCCGTGGGACGATCTAGACTGGCAGCGTCGAGTGGAGGAGCTTGTTGGCGATGGCCTCGTCGTGCCAGCCCTCAGTGTCGCCCATGATACCAGGGCTGAGCCGCACCATCAGCACGTAGAACTCCACCTTGCTCAACGCGTTGTCGCTGTCCTGGTCGCCTTCTTGCACCATGGCTGTCGTCTCCTCCACCGTAATCTCGCCACCGACAGCGCCGCCCCCCAACCCCAGCACACTCGCCGCGCTTCGCCGCAGGCTCTTCGTGGTGATGGCGCCACTCGTCAG gtggagggcgtcggcggccgtgGTGGGGTGGGTGCCAGCGCAGAGGAGGGACtaggcgcggcggtggagggatCCGGCGAGGAcgatgatggtggtggtgccgTGCCGGCGCCTAAGAGGGAAAGGGGGCGAGAGGGGGTCTGCCCCGCCAGCGAGAGATGGAAGAGAGGGGGCTGCCTCTCTGGTGGGAGAGACCCTCTCCACGCGTCACGCTGGCAAGAGAAGGGGGGTGGAGGAAGGAGGAGTGGCGGCCGGCGTCCGGCTAATGCTATTGGCGCCTCATCGCGACCCAACTTCGGCAACACCAACCCAGCTCGCTGGCCGGAAATAgcgctccccctcctcctccgccgtcgctcTACCCACTGCCTCCCGCTTCTCCCCCCATTTCCCGCCGGTGCGGCATGTGGAGagggtgggagagggagaggcgggcggcgggagatGGGGGACGGTAGCGGTGGCCGGCTGGTGCTGCTAACGGCGAGCTATTGCTGTTTCCGCGCTTGCCTGCCGCCACTGGCCTCCCTAGCCCGCTTCCCCGATGCCGAGGACGACATCATTGACCTCCTCCTCGTTGCGCTTGGTCTGCGTGCCgtggaagaaaagagaagaaagaaaggcTGA
- the LOC136355240 gene encoding uncharacterized protein: protein MEPVTDESSVTGPTAITLAQSSFSIAEPAAVATEPAAAATEPPPPSIRTAAASSPTTPTEPTAASTEHATASPAQPPLTPVTPSTEPGAAAIEAAAAANSSFADSSLAEPEAAATEPTASTEPRTPDAASTEHAAASTEPPTPNAASTEPGAATTDPGGAATEPAASTEPCVDPQKFSILQDDIKHVPATEKDIAWLMFKLSFDYPAEHEDHIRRAAFKVLGNAWMNFKTKLVGEFIYNPANPDPKEKFPWIMEQTKNQHPHRLDTAGYAGKEEEWQQEDEQEEESSTPLVFGDIPYPWARNWARARYQKNADGTIFMPNSEDQRVYDAIYKKRTSNKAEKDARLEAKIRASIRAKLTFEFDEKLESMRAKIRQEIQEEQQKPQAAAAATHEEYYGRIEEIWELNYVKFKVPMFRCRWVEQIFYIKDPSNKKMHIVRDGKRRINPSAAVVLHRRTRRHRHRPHGRCHRASSALQSNRRHLLTDYPHRARRHPSSSSSPPPLRRSTPPPPSTPPLPPSLAQPPPTPATPSTEPGAAAIEAAATANSSSTKPPTPDAASTEHAAASTEPLTPDAASNEPGAATTDPGDALH, encoded by the exons ATGGAGCCTgtcaccgatgagtcatctgtaACGGGCCCTACGGCAAT AACCCTAGCGCAGTCGTCGTTCTCCATCGCCGagcctgccgccgtcgccaccgagcCCGCGGCTGCCGCCACCGAGCCTCCTCCGCCCTCCATTCggaccgccgctgcctcctcacCGACAACCCCCACCGAGCCCAcggccgcctccaccgagcaCGCCACCGCCAGCCCGGCGCAGCCACCACTAACCCCGGTgacgccctccaccgagcccggcgccgccgccatcgaggccgccgccgccgccaactcctccTTCGCTGACTCCTCCCTCGCCGAgcccgaggccgccgccaccgagcctaccgcctccaccgagcctcggacgcccgacgccgcctccaccgagcacgcagccgcctccaccgagcctCCGACGCCcaacgccgcctccaccgagcctGGCGCAGCCACCACCgaccccggcggcgccgccactgagcctgccgcctccaccgagccctGTGTCGACCCACAG AAATTCAGTATTCTGCAAGATGACATCAAGCACGTGCCGGCCACAGAGAAGGACATTGCTTGGCTAATGTTCAAGTTGAGCTTCGATTATCCTGCGGAGCATGAGGACCATATCAGGCGGGCTGCTTTCAAGGTTTTGGGCAATGCTTGGATGAACTTCAAGACTAAGCTAGTCGGCGAGTTCATCTACAACCCGGCGAATCCAGATCCAAAagagaaatttccttggatcaTGGAACAG ACCAAGAACCAGCATCCGCACCGCCTTGACACCGCCGGATATGCCggtaaggaagaggaatggcagcAGGAGGATGAACAAGAGGAGGAATCGAGCACGCCGCTCGTGTTTGGCGATATCCCATACCCTTGGGCTAGGAACTGGGCTAGGGCAAGGTACCAGAAGAATGCtgatggcacaatcttcatgccaaatTCAGAAGATCAACGAGTGTACGATGCTATA TACAAGAAGCGAACTTCCaacaaggcggagaaagatgcacgccttgaagccaagatccGGGCGTCGATAAGAGCGAAGCTGACATTTGAATTCGACGAAAagctcgagtcgatgagggccaagattaggcaagagatccAAGAAGAGCAACAGAAACcccaggccgccgctgctgctacgcacgaaga ATACTACGGCCGCATTGAGGAGATCTGGGAGCTAAACTACGTCAAGTTCAAGGTTCCTATGTTCCGCTGCCGTTGG GTCGAGCagatattctacataaaagacccttcaaacaagaagatgcacatcgtgagggatggaaagcgccgaatt aaccctagcgccgccgtcgtactCCATCGCCGaacccgccgccatcgccaccgacCCCACGGGCGCTGCCACCGAGCCTCCTCCGCCCTCCAATCgaaccgccgccacctcctcaccGACTACCCCCACCGAGCCCGGCGACATCCttcctcgtcgtcatcgcctcctcctctccgacgCTCGACGCCACCTCCACCGAGCACGCCGCCGCTTCCACCGAGCCTGGCGCAGCCACCACCGAccccggcgacgccctccaccgagcccggcgccgccgccatcgaggctgccgccaccgccaactCCTCCTCCACCAAGCCTCCGACGCCCGACGCCGCCTCTACcgagcacgccgccgcctccaccgagcctctgacgcccgacgccgcctccaACGAGCCCGGCGCAGCCACCACCGAccccggcgacgccctccactaa